Proteins from a genomic interval of Halomonas alkaliantarctica:
- a CDS encoding TRAP transporter small permease, with translation MKGFPDARPERWLGALALIIISLISLGNVITRYLTGGSFSFTEEFSVFLLVVLTFAGASVALRRNRHIRIGFLERALPLKYRRALILFQALCGVTVLGLITWYGGKLAWQEYQWESLSPGLGLPQWWYLVWLPVLSAAMLWRLFQQTADRLTGRLTDEP, from the coding sequence ATGAAAGGCTTTCCTGATGCGCGCCCAGAACGCTGGCTGGGCGCGCTGGCATTAATCATTATCTCGTTGATTAGTTTGGGCAATGTTATTACCCGCTATTTAACCGGCGGCTCATTTTCGTTCACCGAAGAGTTTTCCGTATTTCTGCTGGTGGTGCTGACTTTTGCGGGTGCCTCGGTGGCTCTGCGGCGTAACCGGCATATTCGTATTGGCTTTCTGGAACGGGCATTGCCGCTCAAGTACCGCCGCGCACTGATACTTTTTCAAGCGCTATGCGGTGTCACCGTACTTGGCTTGATTACCTGGTACGGCGGCAAGTTAGCCTGGCAAGAGTATCAATGGGAGTCGCTGTCTCCAGGACTTGGCCTGCCCCAATGGTGGTATTTAGTCTGGTTACCCGTGCTTTCTGCGGCCATGTTATGGCGCTTGTTTCAGCAAACCGCTGACCGTTTAACTGGGAGGCTCACCGATGAGCCCTGA
- a CDS encoding TAXI family TRAP transporter solute-binding subunit, producing the protein MKRHVFSTTAFSGALLAATAFGSPAMAQGDEQFITIGTGGQTGVYYVVGQSICRLVNRLEDADIKCNAPSTGGSVANINGIKSGELDMGVAQSDVQYQAYNGTGNFEGEPYEELRAVFRVHGEPLTLLARADSGIETLDDLEGKRVNIGNPGSGQRNTMEVVMDAKGWTEDTFSLASQLDAAEQAAALADNNVDAMVYVVGHPNGSIQEATTTVDARLIPLNDEDIQGIVDEYPYYSSSVIPGGLYRGNDEDVETFGVAATFVTTAEADEEVIYQTVKAVFDNFDRFKRLHPAFENLVPEEMVTQGLSAPLHEGAARYYREQGWIE; encoded by the coding sequence ATGAAACGCCATGTATTTTCCACTACTGCCTTCTCGGGTGCGCTACTTGCCGCCACTGCTTTTGGATCACCGGCAATGGCACAGGGTGACGAGCAATTCATCACCATCGGCACCGGTGGCCAAACCGGCGTCTACTACGTCGTGGGTCAGTCGATCTGCCGCTTGGTTAATCGCCTCGAAGACGCAGATATTAAGTGTAATGCACCTTCCACCGGTGGTTCTGTCGCCAACATCAATGGCATTAAATCCGGCGAATTGGACATGGGTGTCGCGCAATCCGATGTCCAGTATCAAGCTTACAACGGCACGGGAAATTTCGAAGGCGAACCCTATGAAGAGCTGCGGGCTGTATTCCGCGTTCATGGTGAGCCCCTGACCCTGCTAGCGCGTGCTGATTCAGGCATCGAGACTCTCGATGATTTGGAAGGCAAGCGCGTCAACATTGGTAATCCCGGCTCCGGCCAGCGCAACACCATGGAAGTGGTGATGGACGCCAAGGGCTGGACTGAAGATACATTCTCTCTGGCATCTCAGCTGGATGCTGCCGAGCAAGCGGCGGCATTGGCCGATAATAACGTCGATGCCATGGTTTATGTGGTAGGTCACCCTAATGGCTCCATTCAGGAAGCGACCACCACCGTTGATGCTCGTCTGATACCGCTGAACGACGAAGACATTCAAGGTATCGTCGATGAATACCCCTACTACTCCTCCTCGGTAATCCCAGGCGGTTTGTATCGCGGCAATGACGAAGATGTCGAAACCTTCGGGGTGGCGGCGACCTTTGTCACCACTGCTGAAGCTGACGAAGAAGTTATCTATCAGACCGTTAAGGCGGTTTTTGACAACTTTGATCGTTTCAAGCGTTTGCATCCTGCCTTCGAGAACCTTGTGCCGGAAGAGATGGTGACTCAAGGGCTTTCCGCACCGTTGCATGAAGGTGCGGCGCGTTACTACCGTGAACAAGGCTGGATCGAGTAA
- a CDS encoding TRAP transporter large permease, giving the protein MSPDVWMILAFAGLLIAGVPVAFSLALSGAVGIVLGLSPDMLATMGTNTYNSIAKYPLIAIPLFILTGLIFERSGVALRLVRFAQALIGPRHGGLALVAVLVCMIMGGMSGSGPADAAAVAMVMLPSMTKAGYPKPFSATLIAASASTAILIPPSVALILYSIVVPGVDLRALFAAGLFPGILAGLALLAPAMIVSKRYGWEGGTPKEGAERLSVRTTFRQAIPALFAPVLILGGLRSGLFTPTEAAVVAVAYGAIVGLFLTRELSLRDLWELLGEAAIISGVVMLIIALAGIFAWAGTMLGTFRHLAEWIISLTDNGVLLLILVMLAVLVAGMLLDAISIYLIMMPILIPVMQHFEWNPVWFGILLAMNIAIGQFTPPVAVNLMVTTEVAKIRLEQTLGWALLFVVAMGCALALVAIFPAIALWLPRVLGYNVD; this is encoded by the coding sequence ATGAGCCCTGATGTGTGGATGATTCTGGCCTTTGCAGGCTTGCTGATAGCGGGAGTGCCGGTAGCGTTCTCGCTGGCGCTCTCCGGAGCCGTCGGCATCGTGCTGGGTTTGTCGCCGGATATGCTCGCGACGATGGGTACCAACACTTATAACAGCATTGCCAAGTACCCCTTGATTGCGATTCCGCTATTTATCTTAACCGGGCTTATTTTCGAGCGCTCGGGTGTGGCGTTGCGCTTGGTGCGTTTTGCCCAGGCGTTAATTGGCCCGCGCCACGGTGGCTTGGCGTTGGTGGCAGTGCTGGTATGTATGATTATGGGCGGTATGAGCGGCTCAGGCCCTGCCGATGCAGCGGCGGTAGCGATGGTCATGCTGCCCAGCATGACCAAAGCGGGCTATCCCAAGCCGTTTTCCGCCACGTTGATTGCCGCCTCTGCCTCGACGGCAATACTCATACCCCCTTCAGTGGCGCTGATTCTTTACTCAATTGTGGTGCCGGGCGTCGATTTACGCGCACTTTTCGCGGCAGGCTTATTTCCCGGTATTTTGGCAGGGCTGGCGCTACTGGCTCCCGCTATGATCGTTTCCAAACGCTACGGTTGGGAGGGCGGTACCCCTAAAGAGGGGGCAGAGCGACTAAGTGTACGCACCACCTTTAGACAGGCGATACCGGCGCTGTTCGCCCCGGTGCTGATATTGGGCGGTTTGCGTTCGGGCCTGTTTACGCCCACCGAAGCGGCCGTGGTGGCGGTGGCTTATGGTGCGATTGTGGGGCTCTTTTTAACCCGCGAGCTGTCACTGCGCGATTTATGGGAGCTATTGGGTGAGGCGGCGATTATCTCCGGCGTGGTGATGCTGATTATCGCTCTGGCAGGTATTTTTGCCTGGGCGGGTACCATGTTGGGCACCTTCCGCCACTTGGCTGAATGGATTATTAGCCTGACCGATAATGGCGTGCTGCTGCTAATCCTAGTGATGCTGGCCGTGCTGGTCGCAGGGATGCTTTTGGATGCGATCTCGATTTATCTAATCATGATGCCGATCTTGATCCCCGTAATGCAGCACTTTGAATGGAACCCGGTGTGGTTTGGGATTCTATTGGCGATGAACATTGCCATTGGTCAGTTTACCCCGCCGGTAGCGGTGAATTTGATGGTGACAACCGAAGTGGCCAAAATTCGCTTGGAACAGACCCTCGGCTGGGCGCTGCTATTTGTCGTTGCGATGGGCTGTGCGCTAGCACTGGTGGCAATCTTCCCCGCTATCGCGTTATGGCTGCCGCGCGTTTTGGGCTATAACGTTGATTAA
- a CDS encoding molybdopterin-dependent oxidoreductase encodes MGWVVLMFSTPLAGLAESADELNMPDGPVILTVSGNIDHTNVGSDAQFDRAMLAALPQHEFDTSTPWTEGSSHYSGPLMRDLLALLSSEYDVVHVSALNGYEAEIPASDFKDHDVILAMEKNGEAIPIREYGPLWVLYPFDQDETLLSEKIRFRAVWQVMHINVL; translated from the coding sequence ATGGGGTGGGTCGTGTTGATGTTCAGCACTCCCCTGGCGGGGCTTGCTGAATCAGCCGATGAACTTAACATGCCCGACGGTCCCGTTATTCTGACCGTTAGCGGTAATATTGACCATACGAATGTTGGGAGTGATGCTCAATTTGACCGTGCCATGTTAGCGGCTTTACCGCAGCATGAGTTTGATACCAGCACGCCGTGGACCGAGGGCAGCAGCCATTATAGCGGCCCATTAATGCGTGATTTGCTGGCGCTATTAAGCTCTGAGTATGATGTGGTTCACGTCTCAGCGCTGAACGGCTACGAAGCCGAAATTCCGGCCAGTGACTTTAAAGATCACGATGTCATCTTAGCCATGGAAAAGAATGGTGAGGCGATACCCATTCGCGAATATGGCCCTTTGTGGGTGCTCTATCCCTTTGATCAAGATGAAACGCTGCTAAGCGAGAAAATACGCTTTAGAGCGGTATGGCAGGTTATGCATATTAATGTTCTCTAG
- a CDS encoding DctP family TRAP transporter solute-binding subunit has protein sequence MTLTRSMARLTAGLAGAALLSASLSAQARELSVSTVLSDAFPWGQAAEKWAELVEERSDGELTLRVYPNSQLVSGDQTREFSAMRSGLIDAAVGSTINWSPQVPELNLFSLPFFIPDEAAVDAVTGGEAGELVFEAIESRGVIPLAWGENGFRQVSNSRGPISQPDDLDGLKIRVVGSPLFQDTFSALGADPTQMSWTDAQPALTTGAVDGQENPLSVFDVARIDQVGQEHLTLWNYMNDPLIFAVNQQVWQTLSEEQQTLLRETAVEAGEWEIAMTREDEAERLAAIQERGVTVTELTDEQYQVFVDATQSVYEKWAPRIGEEVVEAAQADIDAR, from the coding sequence ATGACGCTGACACGCTCAATGGCTCGTTTAACTGCCGGCTTGGCCGGGGCAGCACTGCTCTCTGCCTCCCTTTCTGCTCAAGCTCGCGAACTCTCGGTTTCCACCGTTTTGTCTGATGCTTTCCCGTGGGGGCAGGCAGCGGAGAAGTGGGCAGAATTAGTGGAAGAACGCAGCGATGGTGAGTTAACGCTGCGTGTTTACCCCAATTCACAACTGGTTTCCGGCGATCAAACCCGTGAGTTTTCTGCGATGCGCTCTGGGTTGATCGATGCCGCTGTGGGTTCCACCATCAACTGGTCGCCCCAGGTGCCGGAGCTCAATCTGTTCTCTTTACCGTTTTTTATTCCCGATGAAGCCGCCGTTGATGCGGTCACCGGTGGTGAGGCAGGAGAGTTGGTCTTTGAAGCAATCGAATCTCGCGGCGTTATCCCGCTGGCCTGGGGTGAAAACGGATTCCGCCAGGTTTCCAATTCTCGTGGACCGATTAGCCAGCCAGATGACTTGGACGGCCTTAAAATCCGTGTTGTGGGTTCGCCGCTGTTCCAGGATACCTTCTCAGCATTAGGCGCTGACCCCACTCAAATGAGCTGGACCGACGCTCAGCCTGCGCTGACCACCGGCGCCGTTGATGGCCAGGAGAACCCGCTCTCTGTGTTTGACGTCGCGCGCATCGATCAAGTCGGCCAGGAGCATCTAACACTCTGGAACTACATGAATGACCCGCTGATTTTTGCCGTCAATCAGCAGGTATGGCAAACATTGAGCGAAGAGCAGCAAACCCTGCTGCGCGAAACCGCTGTAGAAGCCGGTGAGTGGGAAATCGCCATGACCCGTGAAGATGAGGCCGAGCGTCTTGCGGCGATTCAAGAGCGCGGTGTGACCGTGACTGAATTAACTGATGAGCAGTACCAAGTCTTTGTTGATGCCACCCAGTCTGTTTACGAAAAATGGGCGCCGCGGATTGGTGAAGAGGTGGTAGAGGCCGCACAAGCCGATATCGACGCGCGCTAA
- a CDS encoding hybrid sensor histidine kinase/response regulator, whose product MFSSARSAQPSSLLRYPRRFKLVAIVAVLLFAAALVVATLAAWRQENLTQSLREDTAWVVYKLDRDAVQLLNHLLAVTREPLSPRAHEELNLRFELLYSRITLLNDGEVSNLMQQIDAARELLGQIQKQLDVLDILFEPYAVVDQLPVAALEDELQALTRLTERLVIAINGYLAESATEERAQLSLLYKLLMTLIVGMSLAAFLVIAFLVREMRESTAIRRNQEQLGRQLEVTAKQAQAANQAKSDFLAMVSHEIRTPLNGVIGMSELLRESASPAQVKDYAYTIHDSANQLLAMINEILDFSKIEAGHLTLETSPTELKPLVDSVVVLFAPRAKMKGLTLSVNVDVLVPTWVLVDAGRLRQILLNLIANAIKFTDYGDVSVRVSSTVEQLLFEVSDTGCGLSEQQQQRLFEPFQQADASVARRFGGTGLGLAICKRLSEAMQGRLGVKSQLGQGSTFWCELPLVAADPGARPLPSSPNRDFTGTTLLLVEDNAVNRKVARGLLARLGCEVIWAENGRDALPMAQSQQVHLIFMDIQLPDIDGLTVTQRLREQGGWLASVPIIAMTAGGAEDDRQRCLAAGMDDYITKPLSLSALTNVLAQHLAPQLSTTTDSPPLRAQALAVSPPFTEEQSLLNSDTLSMLKTMLGEASMAQLIMLYHQQVSDYSAQLTACLAATPLTSERTQQVVRLAHQLRGESLSMGAERLAELAKQLEILAETQRATAKQLDEAFSTLRLAAAHTHSALERWSREHLSG is encoded by the coding sequence ATGTTCTCTAGCGCTCGTAGTGCGCAGCCATCAAGCCTACTGCGTTATCCTCGTCGTTTTAAGCTCGTTGCCATTGTTGCGGTGTTACTGTTTGCTGCGGCGCTGGTTGTTGCCACCTTGGCCGCTTGGCGGCAGGAAAATCTCACTCAAAGCCTGCGGGAAGATACCGCTTGGGTTGTGTATAAGCTGGATCGCGATGCGGTACAGCTACTCAACCATTTGCTGGCAGTGACTCGGGAGCCGTTATCACCTCGGGCACATGAGGAGCTAAATCTTCGCTTTGAGTTGCTCTATAGCCGCATAACGCTGCTTAACGACGGCGAAGTCAGCAACCTCATGCAACAGATCGATGCCGCCCGCGAGCTACTAGGCCAAATCCAGAAGCAGCTTGATGTGCTCGATATCTTATTTGAGCCCTACGCCGTGGTGGATCAACTGCCGGTAGCAGCGCTGGAAGATGAGCTACAGGCACTAACGCGGCTAACGGAACGTTTGGTTATTGCTATTAACGGCTACTTAGCCGAATCGGCGACGGAAGAGCGTGCTCAGCTTAGCCTACTCTACAAGCTGCTCATGACACTGATTGTGGGTATGAGCTTAGCGGCTTTTTTAGTGATTGCTTTTTTGGTGCGTGAAATGCGCGAGAGCACGGCGATAAGGCGGAATCAGGAGCAGCTTGGCCGACAGCTAGAAGTCACCGCCAAACAGGCTCAGGCGGCGAATCAAGCAAAGTCAGACTTTTTAGCCATGGTCAGTCATGAAATTCGCACGCCACTGAACGGTGTTATCGGCATGAGTGAGCTGCTGCGCGAATCCGCAAGCCCCGCTCAGGTAAAAGATTACGCTTATACAATCCACGACAGCGCCAACCAATTGCTGGCGATGATCAATGAAATTCTCGATTTCTCAAAAATCGAAGCAGGGCACTTAACCCTTGAAACATCGCCCACGGAACTCAAACCGCTGGTTGATAGTGTGGTCGTGCTATTTGCGCCCCGAGCAAAAATGAAAGGGTTGACGCTATCGGTTAATGTCGACGTACTGGTACCGACCTGGGTGCTTGTGGATGCAGGTCGGCTGCGGCAAATTCTGCTTAACCTTATTGCCAATGCGATTAAATTCACCGATTACGGTGACGTCAGCGTACGAGTTTCTTCAACGGTGGAGCAGTTACTGTTTGAAGTCAGTGATACGGGTTGTGGTCTAAGCGAACAGCAGCAGCAGCGTCTATTTGAGCCTTTTCAACAGGCCGATGCGTCGGTGGCGCGTCGGTTTGGTGGTACAGGTCTAGGGCTGGCAATTTGCAAACGGTTAAGCGAAGCCATGCAGGGGCGGTTAGGGGTAAAAAGCCAGTTAGGCCAAGGCAGCACCTTCTGGTGCGAATTGCCCTTGGTCGCTGCTGACCCTGGAGCCAGACCACTACCGTCATCCCCCAACCGCGATTTTACCGGCACAACACTTCTATTGGTGGAGGATAATGCCGTTAATCGCAAAGTTGCGAGGGGCTTATTGGCGCGCTTGGGTTGCGAGGTCATCTGGGCCGAGAACGGCCGTGATGCCTTGCCCATGGCCCAATCCCAACAGGTGCATCTGATCTTTATGGATATTCAGTTGCCCGACATCGATGGCCTGACGGTCACCCAGCGTTTGCGCGAACAGGGTGGCTGGCTGGCCAGTGTGCCGATTATTGCCATGACGGCTGGTGGCGCTGAAGATGACCGTCAACGCTGCCTGGCGGCGGGTATGGATGATTACATCACCAAACCGTTGTCGCTCTCAGCGTTGACTAACGTTCTGGCCCAGCACTTGGCACCGCAGCTTTCTACGACCACTGACTCGCCACCTTTAAGGGCACAGGCACTAGCGGTTTCTCCCCCGTTCACCGAGGAGCAATCACTGCTTAACAGCGACACACTTAGCATGCTGAAAACGATGCTAGGGGAGGCGAGCATGGCGCAACTGATCATGCTATACCATCAGCAGGTAAGCGATTACTCCGCCCAGTTGACTGCTTGCTTGGCCGCTACCCCCCTAACGTCAGAGCGGACACAGCAGGTCGTGCGGCTTGCCCATCAACTGCGTGGCGAATCATTGAGTATGGGGGCCGAGCGGCTTGCCGAATTAGCGAAGCAGCTTGAGATCTTAGCCGAAACGCAACGCGCCACAGCCAAGCAGCTTGATGAAGCGTTCAGCACATTAAGGCTTGCGGCGGCGCATACGCATTCCGCGCTAGAGAGGTGGAGCCGTGAACACTTATCAGGTTGA
- a CDS encoding TRAP transporter permease has protein sequence MTDDQNRPSGAGVDLEDMVASSDTGARKPAGMPGKLLVSIAAVWSLFQLWIASPVPFILGFGVFSATESRSIHLAFALFLAYMAYPALKRSPRDRIPIQDWVLASAAAFCGAYMFMFYEQLSQRPGAPILQDVIIGIAGILLLLEATRRALGPPLMIVASIFLLYSLAGPWMPGILSHGGVSLFGLINHQWLTTQGVFGIALGVSTSFVFLFVLFGALLDKAGAGNYFIKVAFSLLGHYRGGPAKAAVVASAMTGLISGSSIANVVTTGTFTVPMMKRVGFSAEKAGAVEVASSVNGQIMPPVMGAAAFLMVEYVGISYVEVIKHAFLPALISYIALVYIVHLEALKANMKGLKSSNPPKPLVNKVIGFLGGLLLMMVTALAVYYGLGWLKPVLGEATPWVVGVGLTVIYVALLKLASGYPELELDDPNEPIYSLPQTKPTVLVGLQYILPVIVLVWCLMVERLSPGLSAFWATVFMIFIILTQRPITSIFRGRSDMKADLREGAMDLWDGLVTGARNMIGIGIATATAGIIVGAVSQTGVGLVLAEVVETLAMGNLMLILLLTAVLSLILGMGLPTTANYIVVSALLAPVIVNLGAENGLLVPLIAVHLFVFYFGIMADVTPPVGLASFAAAAVSGGDPIRTGFQAFYYSLRTAALPFLFIFNTDLLLIDVTFLQGVLIFVVSTIAMLIFAAATQGFMITRNRWYESIVLLLIAFTLFRPGFWMDMIHDPYESIPPAQFVEALGNVDEDSTLRLQIAGLDDYGDPMTTYMTLPVPEGETGQERLDNLGMELFIEDGTATVDMVTYGSQAAELGFDFDQEIIEVLAPVDRWTKELMWIPAFLLFGLIVLMQRRRRDNTSATATA, from the coding sequence ATGACAGATGATCAAAATAGGCCTTCGGGAGCCGGAGTAGACTTGGAGGATATGGTCGCCTCCAGCGATACGGGAGCCCGCAAGCCAGCCGGCATGCCCGGGAAACTCTTGGTAAGCATTGCGGCTGTGTGGTCTCTTTTTCAATTATGGATAGCATCGCCAGTGCCCTTCATTCTAGGGTTTGGTGTATTTAGTGCCACCGAATCCCGTTCTATTCACTTGGCCTTTGCGCTTTTTCTAGCGTATATGGCCTATCCGGCGCTCAAGCGCTCGCCGCGCGACCGTATTCCGATTCAGGATTGGGTCCTTGCATCTGCAGCGGCCTTTTGTGGCGCTTACATGTTTATGTTTTACGAGCAGTTATCCCAGCGCCCCGGCGCACCGATACTGCAGGACGTCATCATAGGCATCGCCGGTATACTGCTGCTACTTGAGGCGACGCGTCGAGCGCTTGGCCCGCCGCTAATGATTGTGGCGTCTATTTTTCTTCTCTATAGCCTAGCTGGCCCTTGGATGCCGGGTATTCTTTCCCATGGTGGGGTGAGCCTCTTTGGCTTGATTAATCACCAGTGGTTGACCACACAGGGTGTGTTCGGTATCGCTCTCGGGGTATCGACCAGCTTTGTGTTCCTGTTTGTGTTGTTCGGTGCCCTGCTCGATAAAGCGGGTGCTGGTAATTATTTTATCAAAGTGGCGTTTTCGCTACTGGGTCACTATCGCGGTGGACCAGCAAAAGCCGCCGTGGTCGCGTCGGCCATGACCGGCCTGATTTCCGGCTCCTCAATTGCCAATGTCGTAACCACCGGTACCTTTACGGTGCCGATGATGAAACGCGTTGGATTTTCCGCGGAAAAGGCGGGTGCTGTCGAAGTGGCGTCATCGGTTAATGGACAGATTATGCCTCCTGTAATGGGGGCTGCCGCTTTTTTGATGGTTGAGTATGTGGGTATCTCTTATGTCGAGGTGATTAAGCATGCCTTCCTGCCCGCGCTGATTTCGTATATCGCGCTGGTCTACATTGTTCACCTTGAGGCCCTCAAGGCCAATATGAAGGGGCTCAAGAGCAGCAATCCTCCTAAGCCACTGGTCAATAAAGTGATCGGTTTCCTGGGTGGGCTGCTACTCATGATGGTGACCGCGTTGGCGGTCTATTACGGTCTTGGCTGGCTCAAGCCGGTGTTGGGCGAGGCAACACCCTGGGTAGTAGGCGTAGGGCTAACGGTCATTTATGTTGCACTGCTCAAGCTGGCGTCAGGTTACCCCGAGCTTGAACTCGATGATCCTAATGAACCGATCTATTCGCTGCCGCAAACCAAACCCACGGTGTTGGTGGGCTTGCAGTATATCCTGCCCGTCATCGTGCTGGTTTGGTGTCTGATGGTGGAACGTTTGTCGCCAGGACTGTCGGCTTTCTGGGCCACTGTTTTCATGATTTTCATTATTCTTACCCAGCGCCCTATCACGTCAATCTTTCGCGGACGCAGCGATATGAAGGCGGATCTGCGTGAAGGCGCTATGGATCTTTGGGATGGCCTGGTCACTGGTGCCCGCAACATGATCGGTATCGGTATTGCCACGGCCACCGCTGGTATTATCGTCGGTGCCGTATCCCAGACCGGGGTAGGCTTGGTGCTGGCCGAGGTGGTGGAAACGCTTGCCATGGGCAACTTGATGCTCATCTTGCTGCTTACCGCAGTGCTTAGTTTGATTCTCGGCATGGGTTTACCTACGACAGCAAACTACATCGTCGTGTCGGCACTATTGGCACCGGTCATCGTCAACTTGGGTGCTGAAAATGGCTTGCTGGTGCCATTGATTGCGGTACACCTGTTCGTGTTCTACTTCGGTATCATGGCCGACGTTACCCCGCCGGTGGGGCTGGCATCCTTTGCGGCGGCAGCCGTATCAGGTGGTGATCCCATTCGAACCGGCTTCCAGGCGTTCTATTACAGCCTTCGTACCGCGGCGCTACCGTTCCTGTTCATCTTCAATACTGATCTGCTCCTCATCGATGTGACCTTCCTCCAGGGGGTACTGATCTTTGTGGTGTCGACCATCGCCATGTTGATCTTCGCCGCCGCGACCCAGGGCTTTATGATTACCCGCAACCGCTGGTATGAGTCCATCGTGCTGCTGCTGATTGCGTTCACGCTGTTCCGTCCCGGTTTCTGGATGGATATGATTCATGATCCCTACGAGTCCATTCCGCCCGCGCAATTCGTCGAAGCGTTAGGCAATGTGGACGAAGATTCCACTCTGCGCTTGCAGATTGCCGGTCTGGATGATTATGGCGATCCCATGACCACTTATATGACCCTGCCGGTACCTGAAGGAGAAACAGGCCAGGAGCGACTCGATAACCTGGGCATGGAGCTCTTTATTGAGGATGGCACGGCAACCGTTGATATGGTGACCTACGGCAGTCAAGCGGCAGAGCTCGGTTTCGACTTCGATCAAGAAATCATCGAGGTGTTGGCCCCCGTCGACCGCTGGACCAAGGAGCTAATGTGGATCCCGGCCTTCTTGCTCTTCGGGTTGATTGTTTTGATGCAGCGTCGACGTCGTGATAACACCTCAGCCACTGCCACCGCATGA
- a CDS encoding universal stress protein translates to MYSKIMLPVDLNEESSWSKALPTALTLCRTFGASLHVVTVLPDYRMPMVGSYFPKDFAKKAHAAVGDALHEFIKTNVPDDIHAQSVIVDGSPWEAIIKAGKKLDVDLIVMASHNKRKFVDYVLGPNAEHVVHHAKMSVMIVR, encoded by the coding sequence ATGTATAGCAAGATCATGTTGCCGGTGGACCTTAACGAGGAGTCTTCCTGGTCCAAGGCGCTGCCCACCGCCCTGACGCTATGTCGAACTTTCGGCGCCTCGCTCCATGTGGTCACGGTACTGCCAGACTATCGCATGCCCATGGTGGGCTCCTACTTCCCTAAGGACTTCGCCAAAAAAGCGCATGCAGCGGTCGGTGATGCGCTTCACGAGTTCATCAAAACAAATGTACCCGACGACATTCATGCGCAAAGCGTCATTGTGGATGGTTCACCTTGGGAGGCCATTATCAAAGCGGGTAAGAAACTGGACGTGGATCTCATCGTCATGGCCTCACACAATAAGCGTAAGTTTGTCGACTATGTGCTCGGGCCCAATGCAGAGCACGTTGTGCACCATGCCAAAATGTCGGTGATGATTGTGCGCTAG
- a CDS encoding DUF2189 domain-containing protein has protein sequence MNAATTKTNHHADQPSVKITINKVGLDRPRAWLAAGVEDFRRATVVSLSYGMFWVGLSIAITLGAFTMGYWYWLLPMIAGFMFIGPLVAVGSYGISRALERGQVPNLGDAFGSWKPHAGQLAMMGVMMMIFFLAWIRLATLLFALFFGFEVPSPASLYTALLTTSEGLGMLAVGTVAGGILAFGAFAISVVAIPTLMDQDLTFMEGIEASVRCVARNFRVMLLWAVILTLCVLVGVMTFYIGLALILPVLGHASWHAYEDLVRFEPFEKIKS, from the coding sequence ATGAATGCGGCTACAACAAAAACAAATCACCATGCGGATCAGCCCAGCGTTAAAATTACTATTAATAAGGTTGGATTGGATCGACCCAGGGCGTGGCTGGCTGCAGGCGTAGAGGATTTTCGCCGGGCGACCGTAGTGAGCCTCTCTTATGGCATGTTTTGGGTGGGTTTGAGTATTGCTATTACCCTAGGTGCGTTCACGATGGGGTACTGGTACTGGTTGCTGCCCATGATTGCCGGGTTTATGTTTATTGGCCCGCTAGTGGCAGTAGGCTCCTATGGTATCAGCCGGGCGCTGGAGCGCGGCCAAGTGCCTAACCTGGGTGATGCGTTCGGCAGTTGGAAGCCCCATGCTGGCCAGTTAGCGATGATGGGCGTCATGATGATGATCTTCTTCCTCGCTTGGATCCGTTTAGCCACGCTGCTGTTTGCGCTATTTTTCGGTTTTGAAGTGCCCAGCCCCGCTTCGCTCTACACTGCGCTGCTGACTACCTCAGAAGGCTTGGGTATGCTGGCGGTGGGTACTGTGGCGGGCGGCATTCTTGCCTTTGGCGCCTTCGCTATCAGCGTTGTAGCGATTCCTACACTAATGGATCAAGACCTAACCTTTATGGAGGGGATTGAAGCCAGTGTACGCTGTGTAGCACGTAATTTCCGCGTGATGCTGTTATGGGCGGTAATTCTTACCCTGTGTGTTCTGGTCGGCGTCATGACGTTTTATATTGGCCTCGCTCTTATTTTGCCTGTGCTAGGACATGCCAGCTGGCACGCCTATGAAGATTTGGTGCGCTTTGAACCCTTCGAGAAAATCAAATCGTAA